One window of Amyelois transitella isolate CPQ chromosome 7, ilAmyTran1.1, whole genome shotgun sequence genomic DNA carries:
- the LOC106139764 gene encoding uncharacterized protein LOC106139764, with the protein MHCFICVTYMMILCSARPPETKELSTEHQKRSLFRDVIESLRIHTHLPEDTNQNDENNLYQNDERYYENDAPELPSDTDFIPRRNDRIDTPPLKYRFPKSLENITERESDGNHEVIVYIETSTEVKPTKKPHKRIKNKEEQNGSTVSQNPLLVPFSNTMAGQSQIGDRESQTVVKPTVIVNLRGTVSHRDSDIRLQKKQNYTIPDMGGNVFNVKQEINLYRAMTEARNASDKNVQNTVKQEVKIYENVTKKEEDMMMCETAGLKAQKGEQKGRSIDVLQILVSV; encoded by the coding sequence atgcATTGTTTCATTTGTGTTACGTATATGATGATCCTCTGCAGTGCACGACCCCCAGAAACAAAGGAATTATCCACGGAACATCAAAAAAGGTCACTCTTCCGTGACGTTATTGAATCACTCAGAATCCACACCCACTTACCAGAAGACACAAACCAAAACGACGAGAATAACCTTTATCAGAACGATGAACGATACTATGAAAATGATGCTCCGGAACTCCCAAGCGATACAGACTTCATACCTCGAagaaatgatagaatagataCGCCACCACTAAAATACAGATTCcctaaaagtcttgaaaacatCACTGAAAGGGAATCGGATGGTAATCATGAGGTAATTGTTTATATTGAAACAAGTACAGAGGTTAAACCAACCAAAAAACCTCACAAACGTATCAAAAACAAGGAGGAACAAAATGGCAGCACCGTAAGTCAAAATCCGTTGTTAGTACCTTTTTCTAATACAATGGCCGGACAAAGTCAAATAGGAGACAGAGAATCTCAAACAGTAGTAAAACCGACCGTTATAGTTAACCTACGAGGTACAGTCAGTCATAGAGATAGTGACATTAGACTACAGAAAAagcaaaattatacaataccAGACATGGGTGGCAACGTTTTCAACGTTAAgcaagaaataaatttgtatagaGCCATGACTGAAGCGAGAAATGCAAGTGATAAAAATGTACAGAATACTGTAAAGCAAGAAgtgaaaatatatgaaaatgtaACCAAAAAGGAAGAGGACATGATGATGTGCGAGACAGCTGGTTTGAAAGCGCAGAAAGGCGAGCAAAAAGGACGCAGTATTGATGTGTTGCAAATATTAGTTTCTGTTTAG